A single genomic interval of Oceanithermus profundus DSM 14977 harbors:
- the recA gene encoding recombinase RecA, whose product MENNERQKALQSTLKQIEKRFGTGAIMRLGERPRQEVEVIPTGSLALDLALGIGGIPRGRIIEIYGPESGGKTTLALHIVAQAQKAGGVAAFVDAEHALDPVYARQLGVDVDNLLLSQPDTGEQALEIVELLVRSGAVDVIVVDSVAALVPRAEIEGEMGDAHVGLQARLMSQALRKLTGVLSKSNTSAIFINQIREKVGVMYGNPEVTTGGRALKFYSSIRLDVRRKGQPIKKGDQPIANVVRVKVTKNKLAPPFREAELELYFGRGIDPVADLVTVAVDRGVIEKSGSWFSYGEVRLGQGKEKAADYLRANPEMIEEIRAKVLGLETAEEAEA is encoded by the coding sequence GTGGAAAACAACGAACGGCAAAAGGCCTTGCAAAGCACCCTCAAGCAGATTGAAAAGCGCTTTGGCACCGGCGCGATCATGCGCCTGGGCGAGCGTCCGCGCCAGGAGGTGGAGGTCATCCCCACCGGCAGCCTGGCCCTCGACCTGGCCCTGGGCATCGGCGGCATCCCCCGCGGCCGCATCATCGAGATCTACGGCCCCGAGTCGGGCGGCAAGACCACCCTGGCGCTGCACATCGTGGCCCAGGCGCAGAAGGCCGGCGGCGTGGCCGCCTTCGTGGACGCCGAGCACGCCCTCGACCCCGTCTACGCGCGGCAGCTGGGCGTGGACGTGGACAACCTGCTGCTCAGCCAGCCCGACACCGGCGAGCAGGCGCTCGAGATCGTGGAGCTTCTGGTGCGCTCGGGCGCGGTGGACGTGATCGTGGTCGACTCGGTGGCCGCGCTCGTGCCCCGCGCCGAGATCGAGGGCGAGATGGGCGACGCCCACGTGGGCCTGCAGGCGCGGCTGATGAGCCAGGCGCTGCGCAAGCTGACCGGCGTGCTCTCGAAGAGCAACACCTCGGCCATCTTCATCAACCAGATCCGCGAGAAGGTGGGGGTGATGTACGGCAACCCCGAGGTGACCACCGGCGGGCGGGCGCTCAAGTTCTACAGCTCGATCCGCCTCGACGTGCGCCGCAAGGGCCAGCCGATCAAGAAGGGCGACCAGCCCATCGCCAACGTGGTGCGCGTCAAGGTGACCAAGAACAAGCTCGCCCCACCCTTCCGCGAGGCCGAGCTGGAGCTCTACTTCGGCCGCGGCATCGACCCGGTGGCCGACCTGGTCACCGTCGCCGTGGACCGGGGGGTGATCGAGAAGTCGGGGTCCTGGTTCTCCTACGGCGAGGTCCGCCTGGGCCAGGGCAAGGAGAAGGCCGCCGACTACCTGCGCGCGAACCCCGAGAT
- the thpR gene encoding RNA 2',3'-cyclic phosphodiesterase: MRLFYAIFPPRTVQRTLAEAQRMLRGNWKPVREDQIHLTLGFLGDVPESELARVRAAGREAARASGPFTARVRGTGFFPNEGRPRVWFARAEGDGFEPLALALRRTLPEFLEDERAYKAHLTLARRKGPAPRPGPVVFDLEFPVEAFALVESRLTPKGPQYTVLDTFALKERDERGKQRTAKGLAKHPQAD, encoded by the coding sequence ATGAGACTCTTCTACGCGATCTTCCCTCCCCGCACCGTTCAGCGCACGCTGGCCGAGGCGCAGCGGATGCTGCGCGGCAACTGGAAGCCGGTGCGGGAAGACCAGATCCACCTCACCCTGGGCTTTTTAGGCGACGTCCCCGAGTCCGAGCTCGCGCGGGTGCGCGCCGCGGGCCGCGAGGCCGCCCGGGCGAGCGGCCCCTTCACCGCCCGGGTTCGGGGGACCGGCTTCTTCCCCAACGAGGGGCGGCCGCGCGTCTGGTTCGCCCGCGCCGAGGGCGACGGCTTCGAGCCCCTGGCGCTGGCGCTGCGCCGGACGCTGCCCGAGTTTCTGGAAGACGAACGGGCCTACAAGGCCCACCTGACCCTGGCCCGCCGCAAGGGGCCCGCCCCGCGGCCAGGGCCGGTGGTCTTCGACCTCGAGTTTCCCGTGGAGGCCTTCGCGCTGGTCGAGAGCCGGCTCACGCCGAAGGGCCCCCAGTACACGGTTTTGGACACCTTTGCCCTAAAGGAGCGTGACGAACGTGGAAAACAACGAACGGCAAAAGGCCTTGCAAAGCACCCTCAAGCAGATTGA
- a CDS encoding CinA family nicotinamide mononucleotide deamidase-related protein gives METAEIVGVGSELIRGETLDTNTAEVARSLRPYALEVWRTLRVADDPARLAQTARELWPGARLLVFLGGLGPTPDDVTTEAVARGLGLELAEDPAMVRTIEDRFARMGRTMTRINVKQAVKPRAAVWLANPRGTAPGWWLREGGRDLVALPGPPAEWRPMWAGLLPRLGLPQSGAVRRELKTFGLGESQIMARLADLWDAGVTSGIYAHADGVHLSAEGAPAAVERWMNEVSRRLAGHVWGYDEDTLPGQVLARLREQGATLATMESLTGGLLAALVTEVPGASRNYLGGMVSYSMGAKARFGVPTDTLTAHGAVSAETASAMAEAARRELNATYGLATTGVAGPDELEGHPVGTVYVGLAGPDGTQTKRYRFPPLGREAVRLRAAYAALALFWSHRR, from the coding sequence ATGGAGACTGCCGAGATCGTCGGCGTCGGCAGCGAGCTGATTCGCGGCGAGACGCTCGACACCAACACCGCCGAAGTCGCCCGGAGCCTGCGCCCCTACGCGCTCGAGGTCTGGCGCACGCTGCGCGTCGCCGACGACCCCGCGCGCCTGGCGCAGACCGCGCGCGAACTCTGGCCGGGCGCGCGCCTGCTCGTCTTCCTGGGCGGCCTCGGGCCCACCCCCGACGACGTGACCACCGAGGCGGTGGCCCGGGGGCTGGGGCTCGAGCTCGCCGAGGACCCGGCCATGGTGCGCACGATCGAGGACCGCTTCGCGCGCATGGGCCGCACCATGACGCGGATCAACGTCAAACAGGCCGTCAAGCCGCGGGCCGCCGTCTGGCTGGCCAACCCCCGCGGCACCGCCCCCGGCTGGTGGCTGCGCGAAGGCGGCCGCGACCTGGTGGCCCTACCGGGTCCGCCGGCCGAGTGGCGGCCGATGTGGGCCGGGCTGCTGCCGCGGCTGGGGCTGCCGCAAAGCGGCGCCGTGCGCCGCGAGCTCAAGACCTTCGGCCTGGGCGAATCCCAGATCATGGCGCGCCTCGCGGACCTCTGGGACGCGGGGGTGACGAGCGGCATCTACGCCCACGCCGACGGCGTGCACCTGAGCGCCGAGGGCGCGCCCGCGGCCGTGGAGCGGTGGATGAACGAGGTTTCCCGGCGGCTGGCCGGGCACGTCTGGGGCTACGACGAGGACACCCTGCCCGGCCAGGTCCTCGCGCGGCTGCGCGAGCAGGGGGCCACGCTCGCCACCATGGAGTCCCTCACCGGCGGGCTGCTGGCCGCGTTGGTGACCGAGGTTCCCGGGGCCAGCCGGAACTATTTGGGCGGCATGGTATCCTATTCTATGGGCGCAAAGGCCCGTTTTGGCGTGCCTACCGACACCCTCACGGCCCACGGGGCCGTTTCCGCCGAGACCGCTTCGGCCATGGCCGAAGCCGCGCGGCGCGAACTGAACGCGACCTACGGCCTGGCCACCACCGGGGTGGCCGGCCCCGACGAGTTGGAAGGGCACCCGGTCGGCACCGTCTACGTCGGGCTGGCCGGACCGGACGGCACCCAAACGAAGCGTTACCGCTTTCCCCCGCTGGGACGCGAGGCCGTGCGCCTGCGCGCCGCCTACGCGGCCCTGGCGCTGTTTTGGAGCCACCGCCGATGA